In Heliangelus exortis chromosome Z, bHelExo1.hap1, whole genome shotgun sequence, a genomic segment contains:
- the ENC1 gene encoding ectoderm-neural cortex protein 1 → MSVSMHENRKSRASTGSINIYLFHKSSYADSVLTHLNLLRQQRLFTDVLLHAGNRSFPCHRAVLAACSRYFEAMFSGGLKESQDSEVNFHNSIHPEVLELLLDYAYSSRVIINEENAESLLEAGDMLEFQDIRDACAEFLEKNLHPTNCLGMLLLSDAHQCTRLYELSWRMCLSNFQSISKSEDFLQLPKDMVVQLLSSEELETEDERLVYESAINWVNYDLSKRHCYLPELLQTVRLALLPAIYLMENVAMEELITKQRKSKEIVEESIRCKLKILQNDGVVTSLCARPRKTGHSLFLLGGQTFMCDKLYLVDQKAKEIIPKADIPSPRKEFSACAIGCKVYITGGRGSENGVSKDVWVYDTLHEEWSKAAPMLVARFGHGSAELKHCLYVVGGHTAATGCLPASPSVSLKQVEQYDPVTNKWTMVAPLREGVSNAAVVSAKLKLFAFGGTSVSHDKLPKVQCYDQCENRWTVPATCPQPWRYTAAAVLGNQIFIMGGDTEFSACSAYKFNSETYQWTKVGDVTAKRMSCHAVASGNKLYVVGGYFGIQRCKTLDCYDPTLDVWNSITTVPYSLIPTAFVSTWKHLPS, encoded by the coding sequence atgtcagtcAGCATGCACGAAAATCGCAAATCTAGGGCCAGCACTGGCTCCATAAACATATACCTGTTCCACAAGTCATCCTATGCTGATAGTGTCCTTACTCATCTGAACCTTCTGCGTCAGCAGCGTCTCTTTACAGATGTGCTTCTCCATGCTGGGAACAGGTCGTTCCCCTGCCACAGAGCCGTGCTGGCCGCTTGTAGCCGCTATTTTGAAGCGATGTTCAGCGGAGGACTGAAGGAGAGCCAAGACAGTGAAGTCAACTTTCATAATTCGATTCACCCAGAAGTTTTAGAGCTTCTGCTGGACTATGCCTATTCCTCCAGGGTCATCATCAACGAGGAGAATGCAGAGTCGCTGCTGGAGGCTGGTGACATGCTGGAGTTTCAGGACATCCGGGATGCCTGCGCGGAATTTCTGGAGAAAAACCTACATCCCACCAACTGTCTGGgcatgctgctgctgtcagatgCTCACCAGTGTACCAGGCTGTACGAGCTGTCCTGGAGGATGTGCCTCAGCAACTTCCAGAGTATCAGTAAGAGCGAAGACTTCCTCCAGCTGCCCAAAGACATGGTAGTGCAGCTTCTTTCCAGTGAAGAACTAGAAACTGAAGATGAGAGGCTGGTATACGAATCGGCTATCAACTGGGTCAACTATGACCTGAGTAAGCGTCACTGTTACCTGCCTGAGCTGTTGCAGACGGTGAGACTGGCCCTCTTGCCAGCCATATACCTCATGGAGAACGTGGCCATGGAGGAGCTTATCAccaagcaaaggaaaagcaaagagattGTAGAAGAGTCAATAAGATGCAAATTAAAGATACTGCAGAACGATGGCGTGGTCACTAGTTTGTGTGCCAGACCCCGTAAAACTGGCCATTCGCTTTTTCTTTTGGGTGGCCAAACCTTTATGTGTGACAAGCTGTACTTGGTGGACCAGAAGGCAAAGGAGATCATTCCGAAGGCTGACATACCAAGTCCACGGAAAGAGTTCAGTGCCTGTGCCATAGGCTGCAAAGTGTATATCACAGGGGGAAGAGGGTCAGAAAATGGAGTCTCCAAAGATGTGTGGGTGTATGACACCCTTCACGAGGAGTGGTCAAAAGCTGCACCCATGCTGGTAGCTAGGTTTGGGCATGGCTCTGCTGAACTTAAGCACTGTTTGTATGTAGTAGGAGGACACACTGCAGCAACTGGTTGCCTTCCAGCTTCCCCTTCAGTATCCTTAAAGCAAGTGGAACAGTATGACCCCGTGACCAACAAGTGGACCATGGTTGCCCCACTCCGAGAGGGCGTGAGCAACGCAGCTGTAGTCAGTGCAAAGCTTAAGCTGTTTGCTTTCGGAGGTACCAGCGTTAGCCATGACAAGCTGCCCAAAGTTCAGTGCTATGATCAGTGTGAAAACAGATGGACAGTACCAGCCacctgcccccagccctggcgctacacagctgcagctgttcTGGGTAACCAGATTTTTATTATGGGTGGAGATACTGAATTCTCTGCGTGCTCTGCTTACAAATTCAACAGTGAGACATACCAGTGGACTAAGGTGGGAGATGTGACAGCTAAGCGAATGAGCTGCCATGCAGTGGCATCTGGAAACAAATTGTATGTGGTTGGAGGCTACTTTGGCATTCAGAGGTGCAAAACGTTGGACTGCTATGATCCCACGTTAGATGTATGGAACAGCATAACCACTGTGCCCTACTCGCTAATTCCCACAGCATTTGTTAGTACGTGGAAGCACCTCCCCTCGTAA